In Planctobacterium marinum, the DNA window ATATTACCGCGGGTTTGCATAGTCTTCAGGGAAGAGACTCAGTTTTCAACACAGATAAGTCGGATCGAAAATGACTAAAAACAAGAAACTTTTTTCTTTTATTGCAGCTGTTGCGCTTTCGGTTAGCGCCATCTCAAACACTATTGCAGCTGTTATAGTGCCGCCACCGCCAGAGGTGAATGCCCAAGGCCATATTTTACTGGACTTTACCACCGGACACGTTATTTCCGAGCAAAATGCGGATATCAGACTAAACCCGGCCAGTTTAACCAAAATGATGACCTTGTATGTGATTGGCCAGGAGCTTAACGCCGGTAATATTCAATTAAACGATATGGTCACCATATCCGAAAATGCCTGGGCTAAGAACTTCCCTGATTCCTCTAAGATGTTCATTGAAGTAGGCACAGAGGTATCTGTTGAAGACTTGATCCATGGTATCGTTGTACAAAGCGGTAACGACGCTTGTGTCGCCATGGCTGAGCATATCGCCGGTAGCGAATCAGCATTTGCCACCATGATGAATTCTTACGCCGCCAAACTAGGTATGAGCACCACCAATTTCGTTAACTCTCACGGCTTACACGATGAGAGCCATTATACTTCGCCTCGCGATATGTCTTTACTTGCAGCCGCACTGATCAGAGACGTACCTGATGCCTATAAGTATTATTCAGTAAAAGAGTTCACCTACAACGGTATTAAGCAATACAACCGCAATAGCCTGTTGTGGGATCGCAGCATGAGTGTCGACGGTATCAAAACTGGCTACACCTCAGATGCTGGC includes these proteins:
- a CDS encoding serine hydrolase, giving the protein MTKNKKLFSFIAAVALSVSAISNTIAAVIVPPPPEVNAQGHILLDFTTGHVISEQNADIRLNPASLTKMMTLYVIGQELNAGNIQLNDMVTISENAWAKNFPDSSKMFIEVGTEVSVEDLIHGIVVQSGNDACVAMAEHIAGSESAFATMMNSYAAKLGMSTTNFVNSHGLHDESHYTSPRDMSLLAAALIRDVPDAYKYYSVKEFTYNGIKQYNRNSLLWDRSMSVDGIKTGYTSDAGYSLITSGTQDNMRLISVVMGTESERARKVENKKLLKYGFRFYETVIPYTAGESFVSHRIYMGDRETVDLGITVNTPITIPRGQRKNLQANFELNEKLEAPLEKGEVVGTLYLQLEGEDIAEYPLVTLQSVAEGGFFSRMMDFVKLKIGMED